One Stratiformator vulcanicus genomic window, TCTCCCAGTAAAGCCAAAGAAGTCGCAGCATGACGACAACAACTGTCGTCTGTTGAATCAACGAGTTCCCTCAAAGCTTCAATCGCATTTTTGTCAGGGATACCCAGTCTGCCAAGAAGATTCGCTGCAAGCCATCCATCCTCACCGCTGAGTGCGTTAATCAGTACCGGAATCGCTTTCTTGCCATGTGTGAGTAATCTTTCGCAATTTTCTTCCGACAGGTCGCTCGCGTAGAGGGCCAGTTTTTTTGCCGCTGGTAGTTCTTCAGTCGTCTGCTTGCGCTCGATGTCCTCCAGTAAATCGGGAAACAGTTTTTTGAATTTGGCTGAAGTCATGCAGCGACGAAGTACATCAACCATTTCATCTGATTCTTCGTCGAAAAGGAAAAAGCCAAAGTCCTTAGTGGCTTGTTCTTGCTTTTTGAGCTTTGTAGTTAATCGTTTCGCAACCTGAATCAGTGATGCCACCCATTGTTTGTGAAGCGTCTCCCAATGCTTGCCGTCTTCGGAACTCGCAAACCCGTTGAGCTGATCATGCAAGCTGACCAGAGCACGTCCTGCATAGTCAAGGTCGTTCCAGTACCAGTCAGGCGAAGACCATCTCGTATCGAGATTCTCGTCGATTTCTTCTTCAGTATTCACAGCCAAACAAGGTAAGCCAATCCGATCTCCATACTCACGGTAGAATGAGTGAAAGGCCGCACCGTAAAAATGTTCATCGGGATACTGCCCCATCACTTCGAGAACCGCTTTTTCGAGGTACTTTAGAAGCTCGGTCTCGTAATTTTCCCAGTTAAATTTCTTCGCCATTATCGTTTCGATGTTGTTTTCTCGTTGAGTGGAGTCAACCGAATAACTAGTGTTTAACAGGAATGATTCCGAATAACGTGCGCAGGTTATTCGGAATGAAATTGGTCGAAGTCGGCCGGGCTGCGGACGCCGCGACCGCCACGATTGAGTACGTGCGTGTAGACCATTGTCGTCCGAACGTCGCGCGTATATTCGATAAGGGGGCCAAGGAGTTCCTGCACGGTTCGGATATCGTAACCGGCTTCGATCAAGTGCGTCGCGAACGAGTGCCGGAATGTGTGGGCGATCACACTGTTCGTGATATCACTCCGAACGGTTGCTGCGCGAATTGCCTGCGACGCAGGTGGCCCGGCCGATTCTCGGCCGGGTGCCGAAAGGCACGAGATGTCGTTCGAGAACCTCCCGGTGTATTCGAGACCGATTAGTCAGCCAAACGGTTTCGAACCACATCCTGTCGCTTCGCGACCCGGCCGTTTTCACGGCCGGGCCACCTGCGGGAGGATCGCCATCGCCTACGGTCGAGACGTGGCGGACGTCGCCCTCTTCACGCAGTTCGGCGATCCACTTCAGATTCTGGGGATGACTGTCACGGTCGAGCGGCTCGCGGCCCCCCCGCTTGAGAGCTATCGAGTTCACGTCAGAAATCGATCAGCACACGCGTCCCGAGCGCCGTGAAGGTTCCTTCGGTCTGACCATCGACCGGGAAGTGGCTGCCGATGTCGCCGTGGATGCAGTTGAACTGCATCCGGGCCCGTCTGGTCCAGTACCAATTGACCCCCGCGGTGACGTTCTGGCCGACACCGCCAAGCACGTCGTCGTCGCTCAGGTCCGCATAGGACCAACGAACCGCGACCTGCCACGCATGTCCGAACGGTTTGGGACAGGCTTCAGTGTCGCCAATCTTGCGGACGCGACCGATCGTACCGAGCTTCCGGTTCCAAGGCTGATAGTGGTCGGTCAGAAACCATGCGACCTGCGCATAGCCGCCGTGAAAATGGACCGGCGGACCGAAACCGCTCTCACGACCCAGCCAGAGGTTGAGGTGCTCACCGGTAAACTGGAACGGTCCGTAATTGGCAACACACTCGAGACCGACGAGGCCGAAGCGATTGGCGCCGTCGATCATTCCCGTGTCGAGCCACTGGACGGTCGAGCGGGCCTCGGGTTCGGTCCGGAATCGGGCTTGGTTTATGGCACGGGGCGGGGCTGCAGTGCCGTCGGGAATGGCGAAGCTGGATGAGACCG contains:
- a CDS encoding DUF4303 domain-containing protein; amino-acid sequence: MAKKFNWENYETELLKYLEKAVLEVMGQYPDEHFYGAAFHSFYREYGDRIGLPCLAVNTEEEIDENLDTRWSSPDWYWNDLDYAGRALVSLHDQLNGFASSEDGKHWETLHKQWVASLIQVAKRLTTKLKKQEQATKDFGFFLFDEESDEMVDVLRRCMTSAKFKKLFPDLLEDIERKQTTEELPAAKKLALYASDLSEENCERLLTHGKKAIPVLINALSGEDGWLAANLLGRLGIPDKNAIEALRELVDSTDDSCCRHAATSLALLGDIDFLLKLAGRKESRAIAIDGIRDLYSTSADYSTIHVPLDYRPLEQLLAIDTCRKPAQRPRDTGGYFNFALGNREIKAGDVDEAIRGTRSKYKMIREHAVCCLGDRGIGKACSLKAIQAMVDCFEDRAMSVRRLAVLRIKDWKNTAKDYFPAIRKLARKDPDPDVREAARNTMRQLEVK